A region of Verrucomicrobiota bacterium DNA encodes the following proteins:
- a CDS encoding sodium/solute symporter (Members of the Solute:Sodium Symporter (SSS), TC 2.A.21 as described in tcdb.org, catalyze solute:Na+ symport. Known solutes for members of the family include sugars, amino acids, nucleosides, inositols, vitamins, urea or anions, depending on the system.), with the protein MKNIGIIDLIIIVLYLGGIVGAGVWVGLRKRKGSEAGSYFLAGNTLGWPSIGLALFATNISCLHLVSLAQAGYDSGLLMGNFEWLAAYTLIVLSLIFVPFYMRAKISTLPDFLEKRYCSQCRDWLAGVSMVTAIIFNIAFPLSTGWLVLHGVFGIDKWVCIVTLTTLTAIYTILGGLSAVVLTETIQAVILLLGSIIITGLAYVKVGGWDGMVSQLQTGNDMTKLSMLRSSAVEPSLPWYAVLLGYPALSIWYWCADQTIVQRVLGAKDENHARTGPLFCGLIKIFPVFVFILPGLMFLTMIQGGKLDGLVQLRVRSEAVADAGKGSGKQYQLELSGGSLGGQVRKITYAEGQPALDLTKELANGGKPITLMTGLEEKKLNLPANVTVMTSKETYGLMIKNLMPVGLFGVMAAALMAALMGNLASASNSIATLFSYDLYRRFSPATPEHRLVLIGRVASLAAFLLGIGLVPLLDNYKSIFAGINDIIAHIAPPISCVFAVGVFWPRASAFSAKWTMWVGSLTGATVFTLKTLHVWKPETFGFIPAFFYETPFMLMAFYLLCFCIGLQITLTLLRPKAAGEDPQKLYWEHPLDSLKSPGWPGLANYKFLAAMVFVAMTVLYYIFR; encoded by the coding sequence ATGAAAAACATCGGCATTATTGACCTGATCATCATTGTGCTCTACCTCGGCGGCATCGTCGGCGCGGGGGTGTGGGTGGGGTTAAGGAAACGCAAGGGGAGCGAGGCGGGCAGCTATTTCCTGGCGGGCAACACGCTGGGCTGGCCGTCCATCGGGCTGGCGCTGTTCGCCACCAATATCTCCTGCCTGCACCTGGTGAGTTTGGCGCAGGCGGGGTATGACTCGGGGCTGCTGATGGGCAACTTTGAATGGCTGGCCGCCTATACGCTGATTGTGTTGAGCCTGATCTTCGTGCCGTTCTACATGCGGGCCAAGATTTCGACGCTGCCGGACTTTCTGGAAAAGCGTTATTGCTCGCAATGCCGCGATTGGCTGGCGGGGGTGTCCATGGTGACGGCGATCATTTTCAACATCGCGTTTCCGCTCTCCACCGGCTGGCTGGTGTTGCACGGGGTGTTCGGGATTGATAAGTGGGTGTGCATCGTGACCCTGACCACGTTGACCGCGATCTACACCATTCTGGGCGGGCTTTCGGCGGTGGTGCTCACTGAGACGATTCAGGCGGTCATCCTCTTGCTCGGTTCGATCATCATCACCGGCCTGGCATACGTGAAAGTGGGCGGCTGGGATGGCATGGTCTCCCAACTGCAAACCGGCAATGATATGACCAAACTATCCATGCTGCGGTCTTCGGCGGTGGAGCCCAGCCTGCCTTGGTACGCGGTGCTGCTCGGCTATCCAGCCCTGAGCATTTGGTATTGGTGCGCCGATCAAACGATTGTGCAGCGCGTGCTGGGGGCGAAGGACGAGAACCACGCGCGCACCGGCCCGTTGTTCTGCGGGTTGATCAAAATCTTTCCCGTGTTCGTGTTCATCCTGCCCGGCCTGATGTTCCTGACAATGATTCAGGGCGGAAAACTGGATGGGTTGGTCCAACTGCGCGTGCGCAGCGAGGCGGTCGCCGATGCCGGCAAGGGTTCCGGTAAACAATATCAGCTCGAACTGAGCGGCGGATCGCTGGGCGGCCAGGTCCGCAAGATTACCTATGCGGAAGGGCAGCCGGCGCTGGATTTGACCAAGGAACTGGCCAATGGCGGCAAACCGATCACCCTGATGACCGGGTTGGAGGAAAAGAAATTGAACCTGCCCGCCAACGTCACGGTGATGACCTCCAAGGAAACCTACGGGCTGATGATCAAGAACCTGATGCCGGTGGGATTGTTCGGGGTGATGGCGGCGGCGCTGATGGCGGCGTTGATGGGCAACCTGGCCAGCGCCTCGAATTCGATTGCAACGTTGTTCAGCTATGACCTGTACCGGCGCTTCAGTCCGGCGACACCGGAGCATCGGCTGGTGTTGATCGGGCGGGTGGCGTCGCTGGCGGCGTTCCTGCTGGGGATCGGGCTGGTGCCGTTGCTGGATAATTACAAGAGCATCTTTGCCGGCATCAACGACATCATCGCCCATATCGCGCCGCCGATATCGTGCGTGTTTGCCGTGGGCGTTTTCTGGCCGCGCGCCTCCGCCTTTAGCGCCAAGTGGACCATGTGGGTGGGATCTCTGACCGGGGCGACGGTGTTTACGCTCAAGACGCTGCATGTGTGGAAGCCGGAAACCTTCGGGTTTATTCCGGCGTTCTTCTATGAAACGCCGTTCATGCTCATGGCGTTTTACCTGCTCTGCTTCTGCATTGGGCTGCAAATCACGCTGACTTTGCTGCGTCCGAAAGCGGCTGGGGAAGACCCGCAGAAACTGTATTGGGAACATCCGCTGGATTCCCTCAAATCGCCCGGCTGGCCTGGTTTAGCCAACTATAAATTTTTGGCGGCAATGGTGTTTGTGGCGATGACGGTGCTGTATTACATATTCAGATAA
- a CDS encoding uroporphyrinogen decarboxylase family protein → MTSRERILAAVEHRQPDRVPVDLGATPSSGISAIAYGNLKRHLGIHTGQTRLYDVVQQLAQPEEEVLQRLGVDVLDIGRTFNTRDADWYNVTLADGQPAQYPKWFHPEVQPDGSVIARLADGTDIAHMPAGGTFFDQSCFPYVDGYPDDFRDLDQQMAKILWAALVHSPWDHAGDPGFWETLRQNALALRQSSDRALMIVVGCNLFEWGTFLRRIDNFCMDLIAEPDHVEALLDALLERHLAGLAKICRAVGDTADIVRFGDDLGTNGGPFMSPATYRKFFKPRHTQLCAYIHKRTRMKTFLHSCGSIRALLPDLIEAGFDIINPVQTSCRDMEPERLKADFGNDICFWGGGCDTKSVINQGTPAEVRDHVRRRLEIFMPGGGFVFNTVHNILPEVPPQNILAMFEAIQEFNG, encoded by the coding sequence ATGACCTCACGCGAACGCATCCTGGCCGCCGTCGAACATCGCCAGCCGGACCGGGTGCCGGTGGATTTGGGCGCCACCCCCAGCTCCGGCATCTCCGCCATCGCCTATGGCAACCTCAAACGCCACCTGGGCATCCACACCGGGCAGACCCGCCTTTACGACGTCGTGCAACAACTCGCCCAGCCGGAGGAAGAAGTCTTGCAGCGCCTCGGCGTGGACGTCCTGGACATCGGCCGCACCTTCAACACCCGCGATGCCGATTGGTACAACGTCACCCTCGCTGATGGCCAGCCCGCGCAATACCCCAAATGGTTTCATCCCGAAGTCCAGCCGGACGGCTCGGTCATCGCGCGCCTGGCCGACGGCACCGACATCGCCCACATGCCGGCGGGCGGCACCTTCTTTGACCAAAGCTGCTTCCCGTACGTGGACGGCTACCCGGATGACTTCCGCGACCTCGACCAACAGATGGCCAAAATCCTCTGGGCCGCCCTCGTGCACAGCCCGTGGGATCACGCCGGCGACCCCGGCTTTTGGGAAACCCTGCGCCAGAACGCCCTCGCCCTGCGCCAATCCTCCGATCGCGCCCTGATGATCGTCGTCGGCTGCAACCTCTTTGAATGGGGCACCTTCCTCCGCCGCATTGACAACTTCTGCATGGACCTCATCGCCGAGCCGGACCACGTCGAGGCCCTGCTGGATGCCCTGCTCGAACGGCACCTGGCCGGCCTGGCGAAAATCTGCCGCGCCGTGGGCGACACCGCAGACATCGTGCGCTTTGGCGACGACCTCGGCACCAACGGCGGCCCCTTCATGTCCCCCGCCACCTACCGCAAATTCTTCAAGCCGCGCCACACCCAGCTCTGCGCGTACATTCACAAACGCACGCGCATGAAAACCTTCCTGCACTCCTGCGGCTCCATCCGCGCGCTCCTGCCCGACCTCATCGAAGCGGGCTTCGACATCATCAACCCCGTGCAAACCAGTTGCCGGGACATGGAGCCGGAGCGGCTCAAGGCGGACTTCGGCAACGACATCTGCTTCTGGGGCGGCGGGTGCGACACCAAATCCGTGATCAACCAGGGCACTCCGGCGGAAGTCCGGGACCACGTGCGGCGCCGGTTGGAAATCTTCATGCCAGGCGGCGGCTTCGTCTTCAACACCGTACACAACATCCTCCCCGAAGTGCCCCCGCAAAACATCCTCGCCATGTTCGAGGCCATCCAGGAATTCAACGGCTGA
- a CDS encoding alpha-L-fucosidase — MKSCYKRIVAVLPSWPSVQSMFLTLAFLLALLVAGCRGLQPGAATVPPVTLATPATPATPATSIETAKAIANWQAWRFGMFIHWGPVAIKGTEIGWSRGAQVPIEEYDNLYKQFNPTNYNADEWMQVAREAGMKYVVFTTKHHDGFCMFDTKQTDHNIMRSPFGRDVVKELAQAARKNKLAFGTYYSTCDWYHPDFPRTSPGGKVRRETHNLDRYEQYLRAQVKELITQYGPLCTLWFDVPMEFDRTRGQGVVDYVRSLQPDIVINNRTGAPGDFDTPEQRVGKYQDSRPWETCMTICHQWAWKPDDTMKTLEQCLQTLVLCAGGDGNLLFNVGPTPDGVIEKRQVERLKEMGAWLAQYGQSIYGTRGGPWKPAKTVASTRKGNVIYLHVMRWEGDSITLPNLPLKVTSAAVLGGGTATVQQDGDKLTVTVPPAGRKEIDTIIKLVADGSVMEVPAIKNTFAAEVKATASNVYRNQKDQYGPENAFDNDPHTRWASDVDMRAGWIAADFGKPRTVSKVRLSEAESYTNRVQKFEFQYRAEGDWKTLTTGTTIGAKLIQSFPPVTAQEFRLNILEAKNGPTLSEIELLEK; from the coding sequence ATGAAATCATGCTATAAGCGAATAGTCGCCGTGCTGCCTTCCTGGCCGTCGGTGCAATCCATGTTCTTAACCCTGGCGTTCCTCCTTGCCCTGCTGGTCGCCGGCTGCCGCGGCTTGCAGCCGGGTGCAGCCACCGTGCCACCAGTTACGCTGGCCACTCCAGCCACCCCAGCTACCCCAGCCACTTCGATCGAGACCGCGAAGGCGATTGCCAACTGGCAGGCGTGGCGCTTTGGCATGTTCATCCATTGGGGGCCGGTCGCCATCAAGGGCACGGAGATTGGCTGGTCGCGCGGCGCGCAGGTGCCGATCGAGGAATACGACAACCTCTACAAGCAGTTCAACCCCACCAACTACAATGCCGACGAATGGATGCAGGTCGCCCGCGAGGCCGGCATGAAATACGTGGTGTTCACCACCAAGCACCATGACGGCTTCTGCATGTTCGATACCAAGCAGACCGACCACAACATCATGCGCTCCCCCTTTGGCCGCGACGTCGTCAAGGAACTGGCGCAGGCTGCCCGGAAAAACAAGCTGGCGTTCGGCACGTACTATTCCACGTGCGACTGGTATCATCCCGATTTCCCCCGCACCAGCCCCGGCGGCAAAGTCCGCCGCGAGACGCATAACCTGGATCGCTACGAACAATACTTGCGCGCCCAGGTCAAGGAACTGATCACCCAGTACGGCCCGCTCTGCACCCTGTGGTTCGATGTGCCCATGGAGTTCGACCGCACGCGCGGCCAGGGCGTCGTGGATTACGTGCGCTCCCTGCAACCGGACATCGTGATCAACAACCGCACCGGCGCGCCCGGCGACTTCGACACCCCCGAGCAACGCGTCGGCAAATACCAGGACTCGCGCCCCTGGGAAACCTGCATGACCATCTGCCATCAATGGGCCTGGAAGCCCGACGACACCATGAAGACGCTCGAGCAATGCCTGCAAACCCTCGTGCTCTGCGCGGGCGGCGACGGCAACCTGCTCTTCAACGTCGGGCCGACGCCCGATGGCGTCATCGAGAAACGCCAGGTCGAGCGCCTCAAGGAAATGGGCGCCTGGCTCGCCCAATACGGCCAGAGCATTTACGGCACGCGCGGCGGCCCGTGGAAACCCGCCAAAACCGTGGCCAGCACCCGCAAGGGCAATGTCATTTACCTGCACGTGATGCGCTGGGAGGGTGACAGTATCACCCTGCCCAACCTGCCGCTCAAGGTGACCTCGGCCGCGGTGCTCGGTGGCGGGACGGCCACGGTGCAACAGGACGGCGACAAACTCACCGTCACCGTGCCGCCGGCGGGCCGCAAGGAAATTGACACTATCATCAAGCTCGTCGCGGACGGCTCAGTCATGGAAGTGCCGGCCATCAAGAACACCTTCGCCGCCGAAGTCAAAGCCACCGCCTCCAACGTGTACAGGAACCAAAAAGATCAGTACGGGCCGGAGAATGCCTTCGACAACGACCCGCACACCCGCTGGGCCTCCGACGTTGACATGCGCGCCGGCTGGATCGCCGCCGACTTCGGCAAACCCCGCACCGTCAGCAAAGTGCGCCTCAGCGAAGCGGAGAGCTACACCAACCGCGTGCAAAAGTTCGAGTTCCAATACCGCGCGGAGGGCGATTGGAAGACGCTCACCACCGGCACCACCATCGGCGCCAAACTCATCCAGAGCTTCCCGCCCGTCACCGCGCAGGAATTCCGCCTGAACATCCTGGAAGCCAAAAACGGCCCCACCCTTTCCGAAATCGAACTGCTGGAGAAATAA